The Flavobacterium faecale genome has a segment encoding these proteins:
- a CDS encoding DsbA family protein — MKAVIIGGGIAGMTMALLLRKQNWEVIVNERAESMLNQGHAFLMSADGLSILEQFQNEQNCCLQKQNVNLFSLKRPDGDEEIRIKLDGWHCMKRVELISYLYSFFSNETLKMGRKFSHFLYEDKVATAAVFENGEIEKGDIFIGADGSNSKVREALFGKVNFTPVEVNEIVGISKKRAIDDPEKVIFQKFQSKTKGLAFGYIPASEDESVWFMQYDLKLANGQEGASAASLKKFCYDMLAEFPDAVREVLDANDFSTSYIWKTRDFDTLPTFHKENVVLMGDAAHLAVPFTSAGTTNALLDAKTLTNALTTTATIEEAFSRFYQERYADLTNHLEQGRLLKTIFLEPEIHSERGYILPLVSDKDSTDTSNKPLKITYFTDPICSTCWVIQPVLRKLKLEYGAYINLEYLMGGLLPSWDNYERGTIKNPLDVAQHWEEVSKEHLNPISGDIWIEDPLESSYPPSIAFKAAQLQSNDKAISFLRRLQEMIFIEKKNISKWTEIEKAALTSELDSALLFKDIKAKGLGLFHEDLDYAKEMNVTAFPTILFSVDNEIKTSISGMQPYEKFESIIKKFLPNATKTTIDFTPEALFERFNSMTESEYSFIMDTSLEVTTAALQDLFEKGIIKKFKNKNGTVWSYILPQNREKSSVW; from the coding sequence ATGAAAGCAGTAATTATAGGTGGCGGTATTGCAGGCATGACCATGGCGTTGTTGTTACGCAAACAAAATTGGGAAGTAATCGTAAACGAACGTGCCGAAAGCATGCTCAACCAAGGACACGCCTTCTTGATGAGTGCCGATGGACTTTCGATCTTAGAACAATTTCAAAACGAGCAAAATTGCTGTTTGCAGAAACAAAACGTTAATTTATTTAGTTTAAAAAGACCCGATGGCGATGAAGAAATCCGAATTAAATTGGACGGTTGGCATTGTATGAAACGAGTAGAATTGATTTCGTACCTCTATTCTTTTTTTTCGAATGAAACTCTAAAAATGGGACGCAAATTTTCTCATTTCTTATATGAAGACAAAGTAGCCACTGCGGCAGTTTTTGAAAATGGTGAAATTGAGAAGGGCGACATCTTTATCGGTGCCGATGGAAGCAACTCCAAAGTGCGTGAAGCCTTGTTCGGAAAAGTTAATTTTACTCCCGTTGAGGTAAATGAAATTGTTGGTATTTCGAAAAAAAGAGCAATTGACGATCCCGAAAAAGTGATTTTTCAAAAATTTCAAAGTAAAACAAAAGGACTTGCTTTTGGCTATATTCCGGCCTCGGAAGACGAATCGGTTTGGTTTATGCAATACGACCTTAAACTGGCCAATGGGCAAGAAGGCGCAAGTGCTGCATCTTTGAAAAAATTCTGCTATGATATGTTGGCTGAATTTCCAGATGCTGTTCGAGAGGTTTTGGATGCTAATGATTTTAGTACTTCCTATATTTGGAAAACGAGAGATTTTGACACCTTGCCCACTTTTCACAAAGAGAATGTAGTATTGATGGGTGATGCCGCACATCTTGCCGTTCCTTTTACGAGTGCAGGTACGACCAATGCGCTCCTTGATGCCAAAACCTTGACAAATGCTCTAACCACGACAGCTACAATTGAAGAGGCTTTCAGCAGATTTTACCAAGAGCGTTATGCCGATCTTACCAACCACTTGGAGCAAGGACGTTTATTGAAAACTATTTTTCTTGAACCCGAAATACACAGCGAGAGAGGCTATATTCTGCCCCTAGTTAGTGATAAAGACAGCACCGACACCTCCAATAAACCGTTGAAAATCACCTATTTTACTGATCCTATTTGTTCTACCTGCTGGGTGATTCAACCTGTATTGCGCAAATTAAAACTAGAATATGGTGCTTACATCAACCTTGAGTATTTGATGGGTGGTCTATTGCCTTCTTGGGACAATTATGAGCGCGGTACGATCAAAAACCCACTCGACGTTGCGCAACATTGGGAAGAAGTAAGCAAAGAACACCTCAACCCTATTTCTGGCGACATTTGGATAGAAGACCCACTGGAATCGTCCTACCCACCGTCTATTGCTTTTAAGGCTGCACAGTTACAAAGTAATGACAAGGCGATTTCGTTTTTAAGACGTTTGCAAGAAATGATTTTTATCGAAAAAAAGAACATCAGCAAGTGGACCGAAATTGAAAAGGCCGCCTTAACGAGTGAACTAGATTCTGCTTTGTTGTTTAAAGATATAAAAGCGAAGGGACTAGGGCTATTTCACGAAGATTTGGATTATGCCAAAGAAATGAATGTCACCGCTTTTCCAACCATCTTATTTTCTGTCGATAACGAAATTAAAACTAGCATTTCAGGCATGCAACCTTATGAGAAATTTGAATCTATTATAAAAAAGTTCCTCCCCAATGCTACCAAAACAACCATTGATTTTACGCCGGAAGCTTTATTTGAACGTTTTAATAGCATGACCGAATCAGAATATAGTTTTATTATGGATACAAGTCTAGAAGTAACTACTGCGGCATTACAAGATCTTTTTGAAAAAGGAATTATTAAAAAATTTAAAAATAAAAACGGTACTGTTTGGTCCTATATTTTGCCACAAAACCGTGAAAAAAGTAGCGTTTGGTAA
- a CDS encoding carboxypeptidase-like regulatory domain-containing protein, whose product MKKLYLVVLFLFSILSIGQSLKMEGSIVDTKGKAIEMANVMAVNLGTKAMDSYAITNEKGKFSLSLKSGTHYSINVSYLGMQSKTIEIVTSQEDITRTIALEEGGIELDGVEIVHDMPVSIKGDTIVYNADSFKSGTERKLEDILKKLPGVEVNDDGEVEVEGKKVTKLMIEGKDFFDGDTKLGVKNIPADAIDKIQVLRNFNEVGALKGVENNEESVAMNIKLKSGKKNFWFGDVTAGAGVGHEESRYVINPKIFYYSPKYSINVITNFNNIGELPLTIQDYLKFTGGFRGVAKKGGSSFDVSSNDLGISLLRNNRAKDIETKFGATNFSYTINKAWNISGFGILSSSNTDLETKTQTTILGSGDKQNSSEAAAQKSNFGLFKLSSSYKPTDKLQLDYDVLTKISKQDELSSLNRESIVDGVSATEDIFTNKKQNPLSINQNLNLYYTKNDKNIFAFEVQHLYQDENPFYSANLQSQPFSLTDYVSGQNRNSLNQDRFVKTNKVDAKMDYYYMLTKTSNINVTVGDTYSNQIFNSNIFQILDNNTVNNLDDSEYNNQVKYNFNDTYLGLHYKILTGKFTFNPGVSLHYYNMANVQLGSEYQQNFARVLPDFYALYQIKKSQTLSYNYSLTNNFTDINKLAQGAVLSNYNSLFSGNRFLENATSQVHSLRYFKYNMYNFENIFANASYSKKVDAIKTSSVFTGVNQTSSPYNSNLADETLSGSGNYGRSFLRNYKASFGASVNWSKFNNIQNTKATTTESLTQSYTVKASTNYKNMPNLELGYNYAVNQYSGTTFYTDKPFLKLDYYFLNAFSFVSEYEFYNYRNDSRTIQNQYDFLSASMIYQKKNSKMEYKLAATNILNTKSLNDNSFSQFATSNSQYTVQPRYVIFSMKYNL is encoded by the coding sequence ATGAAAAAATTATATCTAGTAGTTTTGTTTTTATTTTCGATCCTATCCATTGGACAATCTTTGAAAATGGAAGGAAGTATTGTTGATACTAAAGGTAAAGCAATTGAGATGGCCAATGTTATGGCTGTCAATTTGGGTACCAAAGCAATGGACTCCTATGCAATTACAAATGAAAAAGGAAAATTTTCTTTGTCTTTAAAATCGGGAACGCATTATAGCATCAATGTAAGTTATTTGGGGATGCAAAGTAAAACTATTGAAATTGTAACTTCACAAGAAGATATCACTCGCACTATTGCACTTGAAGAAGGCGGAATCGAGTTGGACGGAGTAGAAATTGTGCATGATATGCCAGTATCTATCAAAGGGGATACAATTGTTTACAATGCAGACTCGTTTAAATCGGGTACAGAGAGAAAACTGGAAGATATACTGAAAAAATTACCAGGGGTTGAGGTCAATGATGATGGTGAAGTAGAGGTTGAAGGTAAAAAAGTAACCAAGCTTATGATCGAAGGGAAAGACTTTTTTGACGGTGATACAAAATTAGGTGTCAAAAATATTCCTGCGGATGCAATTGATAAAATTCAGGTGCTTCGAAATTTCAACGAAGTTGGTGCTCTCAAAGGTGTTGAGAATAATGAAGAAAGTGTGGCAATGAACATTAAACTAAAATCGGGTAAAAAGAATTTTTGGTTTGGTGATGTCACGGCAGGTGCAGGAGTAGGACACGAGGAAAGTCGCTACGTGATTAATCCTAAGATTTTTTACTACAGTCCTAAGTACAGCATAAACGTGATTACGAACTTTAATAATATCGGAGAGCTGCCACTTACTATTCAAGATTATTTAAAATTTACTGGTGGTTTTAGAGGGGTGGCCAAAAAAGGAGGAAGCAGTTTTGATGTTTCGTCAAATGATTTGGGAATCTCGCTACTACGCAACAATAGAGCTAAGGATATTGAAACGAAATTTGGAGCAACAAATTTTTCATACACTATCAATAAGGCGTGGAATATTAGTGGTTTCGGAATCTTGTCTTCTTCCAATACCGATTTAGAAACCAAAACACAAACCACTATTTTAGGTTCAGGTGATAAGCAGAATAGTAGCGAGGCTGCTGCTCAAAAAAGTAATTTTGGACTTTTTAAACTGAGCTCTAGTTATAAACCGACTGACAAATTACAATTGGATTATGATGTGTTGACCAAAATTTCGAAACAAGATGAATTATCTTCTTTGAACAGGGAATCTATCGTGGATGGGGTTAGCGCTACAGAGGATATTTTTACGAATAAAAAGCAAAATCCACTTTCGATAAATCAAAACCTAAATTTGTATTATACCAAAAATGATAAAAATATTTTTGCTTTTGAGGTGCAACATTTATACCAAGATGAAAATCCGTTTTACAGTGCCAATCTACAAAGTCAACCCTTCAGTCTAACTGATTATGTGTCGGGTCAAAATCGAAACAGCCTTAATCAAGATCGTTTTGTTAAAACCAATAAAGTAGATGCGAAGATGGATTACTATTATATGTTGACCAAAACGAGTAACATCAACGTGACAGTGGGTGATACGTATTCCAATCAAATATTTAATTCGAATATTTTTCAGATTTTGGACAATAATACAGTGAATAATTTAGACGATTCAGAGTATAATAATCAAGTGAAATACAATTTTAATGACACTTATTTAGGTTTGCATTATAAGATCTTGACTGGTAAATTTACTTTTAATCCAGGGGTAAGTTTGCATTATTATAACATGGCAAATGTGCAATTGGGTAGTGAATACCAACAAAATTTTGCTCGTGTTTTACCTGATTTTTATGCCTTGTATCAAATTAAGAAATCGCAGACTTTGAGCTACAATTATTCGTTGACCAACAACTTTACAGATATCAATAAACTGGCACAAGGAGCGGTGTTGTCAAATTATAATAGTTTGTTCAGTGGGAATCGGTTTTTGGAGAATGCCACTTCGCAAGTACATTCATTACGCTACTTTAAATACAACATGTATAATTTTGAAAATATTTTTGCGAATGCATCGTATAGTAAGAAAGTGGATGCCATCAAAACAAGCTCTGTTTTTACTGGAGTTAATCAAACATCGAGTCCTTACAATTCTAATTTGGCAGACGAAACCTTATCGGGATCAGGAAATTATGGGCGTTCGTTTCTAAGAAACTACAAAGCGAGCTTTGGAGCATCGGTAAATTGGTCTAAATTCAATAACATACAAAACACTAAGGCTACCACTACCGAAAGTTTAACGCAAAGCTATACGGTCAAAGCTTCTACAAATTACAAAAACATGCCCAATTTGGAGTTGGGGTACAATTATGCAGTCAATCAATACAGCGGTACTACGTTCTACACGGATAAGCCTTTTTTGAAACTGGACTACTATTTTTTAAACGCTTTTTCTTTTGTGTCTGAATATGAATTTTATAATTATCGAAATGATTCTAGAACGATACAAAATCAATATGATTTTTTGAGTGCTAGTATGATCTATCAAAAGAAAAATTCAAAAATGGAATACAAACTTGCGGCAACTAATATTTTGAATACTAAGTCACTTAACGATAATAGCTTTTCGCAGTTTGCGACTTCAAACTCGCAGTACACGGTACAGCCACGATACGTTATTTTTTCGATGAAATACAATTTGTAG
- the metK gene encoding methionine adenosyltransferase, producing the protein MAYLFTSESVSEGHPDKIADQISDALIDNFLAFDADSKVACETLVTTGQVILAGEVKSNTYLDVQHIAREVIRKIGYTKSEYMFEANSCGILSAIHEQSADINQGVDRSSPEEQGAGDQGMMFGYATNETENYMPLALDLSHSLLKELAILRRENKEIPYLRPDAKSQVTLEYSDENVPVRIEAIVISTQHDDFDEEEAMLAKIKKDIVEILIPRIIAKNPKHAHLFNDKIQYHINPTGKFVIGGPHGDTGLTGRKIIVDTYGGKGAHGGGAFSGKDPSKVDRSAAYATRHIAKNLVAAGVADEILVQVSYAIGVAKPMGIFIETYGKAKVNLTDGEIAKKVEAIFDMRPYFIEQRLKLRNPIYSETAAYGHMGRTPETVSKTFSAPGGLTKTVEVELFTWEKLDFVDQVKAAFGL; encoded by the coding sequence ATGGCTTATTTATTTACGTCAGAATCTGTGAGTGAAGGACATCCAGACAAGATTGCAGATCAAATTTCAGATGCATTAATTGACAACTTTTTGGCCTTTGACGCTGACTCAAAAGTAGCTTGTGAAACACTAGTTACAACAGGTCAGGTGATTCTAGCTGGAGAGGTAAAATCAAATACGTACTTGGATGTACAACATATTGCTCGTGAAGTAATTCGCAAAATTGGATATACGAAAAGTGAATACATGTTTGAAGCAAATTCTTGCGGTATTTTGTCGGCTATCCACGAACAATCTGCAGATATCAATCAAGGTGTTGACCGTTCTAGCCCAGAGGAGCAAGGAGCAGGTGACCAAGGTATGATGTTTGGTTATGCAACCAACGAAACAGAAAACTACATGCCATTGGCATTGGATTTATCCCATAGTTTATTGAAAGAATTGGCAATTTTAAGACGTGAAAACAAGGAGATTCCTTATTTACGTCCTGATGCTAAATCTCAAGTAACGTTAGAGTACAGCGACGAGAATGTTCCGGTACGTATCGAAGCAATCGTTATCTCTACACAACATGATGATTTTGACGAAGAGGAAGCAATGCTTGCTAAAATCAAAAAAGATATTGTTGAAATCTTGATTCCAAGAATCATTGCAAAAAATCCTAAGCACGCTCATTTATTCAACGATAAAATTCAATACCACATTAACCCAACTGGGAAATTTGTGATTGGAGGTCCTCATGGTGATACTGGTTTGACTGGTAGAAAAATTATCGTGGATACTTATGGTGGTAAAGGTGCTCACGGTGGTGGTGCTTTCTCTGGAAAAGATCCTTCAAAGGTGGATAGAAGTGCTGCTTATGCAACACGTCATATTGCCAAAAACTTAGTTGCTGCTGGTGTTGCTGACGAAATCTTGGTTCAAGTATCGTATGCAATTGGTGTTGCAAAACCTATGGGAATCTTTATTGAGACTTACGGTAAAGCTAAAGTAAACTTGACTGATGGCGAAATAGCCAAAAAAGTAGAAGCAATCTTTGATATGCGTCCTTACTTTATTGAGCAACGTTTGAAATTGAGAAACCCAATTTACAGTGAAACTGCTGCTTACGGACACATGGGACGTACGCCTGAAACGGTTTCAAAAACTTTCTCTGCTCCAGGTGGTTTAACAAAAACTGTTGAGGTAGAATTGTTTACTTGGGAAAAATTAGATTTTGTTGATCAAGTAAAAGCAGCTTTCGGATTGTAA
- a CDS encoding DUF4153 domain-containing protein yields the protein MATFPSFHKIVEETKQTLLRFPLEILVAIVATLCAIYAYDEKDKEIQRIFIKIIMSCSLCLVLFLSISLHFLRDQKNNIFRFGSSLILGALLFVFVFQFSNPFKPLEIYQFFSLNLALHLLVSFAAFIQKQYDENAFWEFNKQLFLRILTAGLYSSVIYAGLSFALLATHNLFNIDFYDTIYLDLFYLVYGIFNTVFFLAGIPETNNSKVPLKLQYPVGLKKFTQFVLIPLISIYLVILLSYEVKIIASFELPVGWVSNLILVFAIFGILSLLLIHPIANDHENVWMRTFHKWFYFLLVPLLGLLFWAILYRINLYGVTHERYYVLALAVWLTVLTFYFICIKNSKIIFIPVSMCVIAFVTLFGPQSADSISKKSQLNRFEKFILKSKTTKLTEKEEKDLSSIVLFINDNYGISPLAPYSKKIAIAAKKDKTMGAAAIMKELGFTYRGSQYRGENNGEAVYYYYNSEKSLPIDNIQGYALAFELNRYATTNCDDCITIDSKGYSISHKMVAKGIELTINNEKILLPINDFVFKNKELIKQNTEQLIQNIRTKNFDFRLNYKSVNGQIEEDQVVIENYDITIYVKIK from the coding sequence ATGGCTACTTTTCCTTCCTTTCATAAAATTGTCGAAGAAACAAAGCAAACACTACTGAGGTTTCCTCTAGAAATTCTTGTTGCTATTGTCGCTACCTTGTGTGCTATATATGCGTATGATGAAAAGGATAAGGAAATTCAAAGAATATTCATCAAAATCATCATGAGTTGTTCCTTATGTTTGGTTTTGTTCCTATCCATAAGTTTGCACTTTTTAAGAGATCAAAAAAATAATATCTTCCGTTTTGGGAGTAGCTTGATTTTGGGAGCCTTGCTGTTTGTCTTTGTTTTTCAATTTAGCAACCCGTTCAAACCGTTGGAAATCTACCAATTCTTTTCCCTCAATTTAGCACTTCACCTACTAGTATCTTTTGCTGCTTTCATTCAAAAACAATATGACGAAAATGCTTTTTGGGAATTCAACAAACAATTATTCTTGCGTATTTTAACAGCAGGACTTTACAGTTCTGTCATTTATGCTGGGCTTTCATTTGCTCTTTTGGCGACACATAATTTGTTCAATATTGACTTTTATGATACTATCTACCTAGATTTATTCTACCTAGTGTACGGGATTTTTAATACCGTTTTCTTTTTGGCAGGTATTCCAGAAACCAACAATTCAAAAGTTCCGTTGAAATTGCAATATCCTGTTGGTCTAAAAAAATTCACCCAGTTTGTATTGATTCCATTAATTAGTATTTACCTCGTAATACTTTTATCTTATGAAGTCAAAATAATAGCCTCATTTGAATTACCTGTCGGCTGGGTATCGAACTTAATATTGGTATTCGCCATTTTTGGAATTCTATCACTGCTTTTGATTCATCCCATAGCAAATGATCATGAAAATGTTTGGATGCGCACGTTTCACAAATGGTTTTACTTTTTGCTAGTACCCTTACTTGGCCTATTGTTTTGGGCTATTTTGTATCGAATAAACCTCTATGGGGTCACACATGAGCGCTATTACGTACTAGCATTAGCTGTTTGGCTTACCGTACTCACCTTTTATTTCATCTGTATAAAAAACTCCAAAATTATCTTCATACCCGTAAGCATGTGCGTGATTGCCTTCGTGACTCTTTTTGGTCCTCAAAGTGCAGATTCTATTTCGAAAAAAAGTCAATTGAATCGTTTTGAAAAATTTATTCTAAAAAGTAAAACCACAAAACTAACAGAAAAGGAAGAAAAAGATTTAAGTAGTATTGTACTATTTATAAATGACAATTATGGGATTTCGCCCTTGGCACCTTATTCAAAAAAAATAGCAATTGCCGCCAAAAAAGATAAAACCATGGGTGCTGCTGCAATTATGAAAGAACTTGGTTTTACTTATCGTGGCAGTCAGTATAGAGGCGAAAATAATGGAGAAGCAGTATATTACTATTATAATTCTGAAAAAAGTCTTCCAATTGATAACATTCAAGGCTATGCATTGGCGTTTGAATTAAACAGATATGCTACTACAAATTGTGATGATTGTATAACCATCGACTCTAAAGGTTACAGCATCAGTCACAAAATGGTCGCAAAAGGAATCGAGTTGACCATCAACAACGAAAAAATACTGTTGCCAATCAATGATTTTGTATTTAAAAATAAAGAGCTGATAAAACAGAATACCGAACAGCTCATTCAAAACATTAGAACTAAAAATTTTGACTTTCGACTGAATTACAAAAGTGTGAATGGACAAATCGAAGAAGATCAAGTCGTAATCGAAAATTATGATATTACCATTTATGTCAAAATAAAATAA
- a CDS encoding outer membrane beta-barrel protein has translation MKKFALLLAVLSFGFANAQAPLEEGGLQLNLGIGTSGWGTPVYAGIDYGIAPNFTLGGELSYQSYNTAGYKSNILGIQANGNYHFNEILNIPSEWDLYGGASLSYYNWTSKIDGKKADYSGADDIGVGLQVGGRYFFTDKLAINLQLGGSSALSGGKLGITLLL, from the coding sequence ATGAAAAAATTCGCTCTGTTATTAGCAGTATTATCTTTTGGTTTTGCAAATGCTCAAGCCCCTTTGGAGGAAGGTGGATTGCAACTGAATCTAGGAATTGGAACTTCTGGATGGGGAACACCTGTGTATGCAGGAATTGATTATGGTATCGCTCCAAACTTCACTCTTGGAGGAGAGCTTTCGTATCAGTCCTACAATACAGCTGGATATAAAAGTAATATCTTAGGAATCCAAGCAAATGGGAACTACCATTTTAATGAGATTCTTAATATCCCAAGTGAGTGGGATTTGTATGGAGGAGCTAGTTTGAGCTACTACAATTGGACATCGAAAATTGATGGTAAAAAAGCAGATTACAGTGGAGCTGATGATATTGGAGTAGGACTACAAGTAGGTGGTCGTTATTTCTTCACTGATAAATTGGCGATTAACCTTCAATTAGGTGGAAGCAGCGCTTTGAGCGGTGGTAAATTAGGAATCACATTATTATTGTAA
- a CDS encoding T9SS type A sorting domain-containing protein produces the protein MRKIFTFLCFIILPCYTLMIAQTIYVATNGNDSNSGSISSPYKTFSKAVSVMSPGSTCIIKGGVYEQELLISKSGSSGNYLTFKAADGEKVTIKATTVVNGWQLHSGSIFKANVSMSIDSRFRALYHNGDYMDLARWPNNVDNNRWTLNTVAVTGGDASSFQASSLPNMDWTGGLVYYLGAHSGASWTRPIISSTTTQINHVGVDITKWPFDPHNPTVWRNIPGNNRGQMFLFNKLEALDYAREWFYDSANTILYFQTPDGNIPANGTVEIATRQYGAQLTGQYIKVEGIDFFGGSIKISGSNNMFFNNTVIHGNEGHDNLNNTGASVGEAAIEVLGANTLVKRCIINHSAVNGIIIQNYSGAHNSIIEENTISNIDYLGIHATAVRSTANNIKVLKNTITNAGRDGIYVSGLNCETAYNDASRAELINSDSGVFYTVGNAASKGSVIHHNWFHDSASPSYSSAKAAGIYLDNDSKGYVVHHNVIWNVSWSGFQVNWANWNIDFFNNTIWNSGGAMDSWVNGRVQQDNRIYNNFASTGDWFRGTGFDIQNNIIAASSPFEDVANLNFMPKSGTSLIDSGRQITGFVNPFKGTAPDLGAYERGGTAWTAGVDAIMDTGEALDVAQFFNQKSNLTIYPNPASDVLNVQLDASQNRGIVTVKVYSLLGRLIQIKQFDESQNSEISIPLNDFSQGTYLIKLFANGSVYNGKFIKK, from the coding sequence ATGAGAAAAATATTTACTTTTTTATGTTTCATTATCTTGCCATGTTATACCTTAATGATTGCTCAGACAATTTATGTTGCAACCAATGGTAACGATTCAAATTCGGGTTCTATTAGTAGTCCTTACAAAACTTTTAGTAAAGCTGTTTCTGTTATGTCGCCAGGGAGTACTTGTATTATTAAAGGGGGAGTCTATGAACAAGAATTGCTTATTTCGAAGAGCGGTTCGTCAGGAAATTATTTAACCTTTAAAGCCGCAGATGGTGAGAAAGTAACCATAAAAGCAACTACAGTAGTTAATGGTTGGCAATTACACAGTGGTAGTATTTTCAAAGCCAATGTGAGTATGAGTATTGATAGTAGGTTTAGAGCCTTGTATCATAATGGGGATTATATGGATCTAGCGCGATGGCCTAATAATGTAGATAATAACCGTTGGACTTTAAATACAGTCGCTGTAACAGGTGGTGATGCATCTTCTTTTCAAGCAAGTTCGCTACCTAATATGGACTGGACAGGCGGTTTGGTTTATTACTTAGGTGCTCATTCTGGAGCTAGTTGGACAAGACCAATTATTAGTAGTACAACAACGCAAATTAATCATGTGGGTGTTGATATTACAAAATGGCCTTTTGATCCACATAACCCGACAGTTTGGAGAAACATTCCCGGAAACAATCGTGGACAAATGTTTTTGTTTAACAAATTGGAAGCACTAGATTACGCTAGAGAATGGTTTTATGATAGTGCTAATACTATTTTGTATTTTCAAACTCCTGACGGTAATATCCCTGCAAATGGAACTGTCGAAATAGCGACTAGACAATATGGAGCGCAGTTAACGGGTCAATACATTAAAGTTGAAGGCATTGATTTCTTTGGTGGAAGCATCAAAATTAGCGGAAGTAACAATATGTTTTTTAATAATACAGTTATTCATGGTAATGAAGGTCATGATAATTTAAACAATACCGGAGCCAGTGTTGGTGAAGCTGCAATTGAGGTTTTGGGTGCAAATACATTGGTGAAAAGATGTATTATTAACCATTCTGCCGTAAATGGTATCATTATTCAAAATTATTCGGGTGCACATAATTCTATTATAGAAGAAAATACGATTAGTAATATTGATTATTTAGGAATACACGCAACTGCTGTCAGGTCTACTGCAAACAATATTAAGGTATTAAAGAATACGATAACAAATGCGGGTCGTGACGGAATTTATGTGAGCGGTCTAAATTGCGAAACAGCTTATAACGATGCATCTCGTGCCGAATTGATTAATAGTGATTCTGGTGTTTTTTACACCGTTGGTAATGCGGCTTCCAAAGGGAGTGTTATACACCATAACTGGTTTCATGATTCAGCTTCGCCTTCTTATTCCTCAGCCAAAGCAGCGGGTATTTACCTAGACAATGATAGCAAAGGCTATGTGGTGCATCACAATGTTATTTGGAATGTTTCTTGGTCGGGTTTTCAAGTTAACTGGGCCAATTGGAATATTGATTTTTTTAATAATACAATCTGGAATTCTGGTGGTGCTATGGATTCTTGGGTAAACGGTAGGGTACAGCAAGACAATCGTATCTACAATAATTTTGCGTCAACCGGAGATTGGTTTAGAGGGACAGGATTTGATATTCAAAATAATATAATTGCAGCAAGTTCTCCTTTTGAAGATGTTGCAAATCTTAATTTCATGCCAAAATCAGGAACTTCACTCATAGATAGTGGAAGACAAATTACTGGCTTTGTAAATCCTTTCAAAGGAACTGCACCAGATTTGGGAGCTTATGAAAGAGGCGGAACAGCTTGGACTGCAGGAGTAGATGCTATTATGGATACAGGTGAGGCACTTGATGTAGCACAATTCTTTAATCAAAAATCAAATCTCACGATTTATCCAAATCCAGCTTCGGATGTGCTTAATGTCCAATTGGATGCTAGCCAAAATAGGGGTATTGTTACTGTAAAAGTGTATTCATTGCTAGGACGTTTGATACAAATAAAACAATTTGATGAAAGTCAAAATTCAGAAATTAGTATTCCTCTTAATGATTTTTCACAAGGAACTTATCTGATAAAGTTGTTTGCAAACGGCTCCGTCTATAACGGAAAATTTATTAAAAAGTAA